The following proteins are co-located in the Thermus thermophilus HB8 genome:
- the trxB gene encoding thioredoxin-disulfide reductase: protein MEFNLSALGSAPAAEETYDVVIIGGGPAGLTAGIYAGRAQLKTVIVEKGLPGGQIAQTDEVENYPGFPEGISGPELASRMVRQAEKFGARIVMDEVLGLEKAEGGYLVRGYERNYRARAVIVATGANPRRLGVPGEDKFYGRGVSTCATCDGFFYRDKEVVVVGGGDAAVEEGIFLTKFARKVTLVHRRDELRANKVAQKRAFQNPKMHFLFSHVVTEILGEDQVTGVRLKNLKTGEEYVYPTDGVFVFIGHEPNTAFLKGVVELRPDGYIAVRDEVFTSEPGIFAAGDVADPIYRQLTTSVGAGTRAAMMAERYLAEEAEKVKG from the coding sequence ATGGAGTTCAACCTGAGCGCACTAGGGAGCGCCCCCGCCGCGGAGGAAACCTACGATGTGGTCATCATCGGCGGGGGGCCCGCGGGGCTTACCGCCGGGATCTACGCCGGCCGGGCCCAGCTCAAGACGGTCATCGTGGAGAAGGGGCTTCCCGGGGGGCAGATCGCCCAGACGGACGAGGTGGAGAACTACCCGGGCTTCCCCGAGGGCATCTCCGGGCCGGAGCTCGCGAGCCGCATGGTGCGGCAGGCGGAGAAGTTCGGGGCCCGGATCGTCATGGACGAGGTCCTGGGCCTGGAGAAGGCCGAGGGGGGCTACCTGGTCCGGGGCTACGAGCGGAACTACCGCGCCCGGGCGGTGATCGTGGCCACGGGGGCGAACCCGAGGCGGCTTGGGGTCCCCGGGGAGGACAAGTTTTACGGCCGGGGGGTTTCCACCTGCGCCACCTGCGACGGCTTCTTCTACCGGGACAAGGAGGTGGTCGTGGTGGGTGGGGGGGACGCCGCCGTGGAGGAGGGGATCTTCCTCACCAAGTTCGCCCGAAAAGTGACCCTGGTCCACCGCCGGGACGAGCTTAGGGCCAACAAGGTGGCCCAGAAGCGGGCCTTCCAGAACCCCAAGATGCACTTCCTCTTCTCCCACGTGGTCACCGAGATCCTGGGGGAGGACCAGGTGACGGGGGTGCGGCTTAAGAACCTAAAGACGGGGGAGGAGTACGTCTACCCCACGGACGGCGTCTTCGTCTTCATCGGCCACGAGCCCAACACCGCTTTCCTCAAGGGGGTGGTGGAGCTCCGGCCCGACGGGTACATTGCCGTGCGGGACGAGGTCTTCACCTCGGAGCCCGGCATCTTCGCCGCCGGGGACGTGGCCGACCCCATCTACCGCCAGCTCACCACGAGCGTGGGGGCGGGCACCCGCGCCGCCATGATGGCCGAGCGCTACCTGGCGGAGGAGGCGGAAAAGGTCAAGGGCTAG
- a CDS encoding ABC transporter permease, whose protein sequence is MEAVLRLFRKELIQVFRDRKLLFSTLVLPVLLMPVFMFGPSLFLSRLLQGAAERVQEVAVAGLPEEALKALEAARLKPVPVPDPEEAVREGRFPAGVVFREGAYRVFGRLASGLGESQVVVEKVKGALQALKEAQVAEALVRAGLPKEILSPFAVEVVDASPPKEKAGGLLGFLLPFFLVVFVLSGGQVVAVDATAGEKEKGTLEALLAAPVPLVQVALGKTLATVAMALLSGVAGLLGLALGGAWSARFGGGVLTERGETLALGGQVSLDGGSFLALFLTAFLLALFMGAVMVALGLYARSFKEAQSYMAPLQLLFLLPLLFLQFRGFLEIEAWHYLLPLFNVALLMDALLKGSATPLEVGLTWASTLVYALLALGLAVWVFGREDVVFRN, encoded by the coding sequence ATGGAGGCGGTGCTTCGGCTATTCCGCAAGGAGCTAATCCAGGTTTTTCGCGACCGAAAGCTCCTCTTCTCTACCTTGGTTCTGCCCGTCCTGCTGATGCCGGTCTTCATGTTCGGGCCCAGCCTCTTCCTAAGCCGGCTCCTGCAGGGAGCGGCGGAAAGGGTCCAGGAGGTGGCGGTGGCGGGGCTTCCCGAAGAGGCCCTAAAAGCCCTCGAGGCCGCCCGGCTCAAGCCCGTGCCGGTGCCGGACCCCGAAGAGGCGGTGCGGGAAGGCCGTTTCCCGGCAGGGGTGGTGTTCCGGGAAGGAGCCTACCGCGTTTTCGGCCGCCTGGCCTCGGGTTTGGGGGAAAGCCAGGTGGTCGTGGAGAAGGTCAAGGGGGCCCTCCAGGCCCTCAAGGAGGCCCAGGTGGCCGAGGCCCTGGTGCGGGCGGGTCTCCCCAAGGAGATCCTCTCCCCCTTCGCCGTGGAGGTGGTGGACGCCTCCCCCCCGAAGGAGAAGGCCGGAGGGCTTTTGGGCTTCCTCCTCCCCTTTTTTCTGGTGGTCTTCGTCCTCTCCGGAGGCCAGGTGGTGGCGGTGGACGCCACGGCGGGGGAGAAGGAGAAGGGGACCCTCGAGGCCCTTCTGGCCGCCCCAGTCCCCCTGGTCCAGGTGGCCCTGGGCAAGACCCTGGCCACGGTGGCCATGGCCCTCCTCTCGGGGGTGGCGGGGCTTTTGGGGCTCGCCTTGGGCGGGGCCTGGAGCGCCCGCTTTGGCGGAGGCGTCCTCACGGAGAGGGGCGAGACCCTGGCCCTGGGAGGGCAGGTGAGCCTGGATGGGGGAAGCTTCCTCGCCCTCTTCCTCACCGCCTTCCTCCTCGCCCTCTTCATGGGGGCGGTGATGGTGGCCCTGGGGCTTTACGCCAGAAGCTTCAAGGAGGCCCAAAGCTACATGGCGCCCCTACAGCTTTTGTTCCTCCTTCCCTTGCTCTTTTTGCAGTTTAGGGGCTTTCTTGAGATTGAGGCCTGGCATTACCTCCTCCCTCTCTTCAACGTGGCCCTTCTCATGGATGCTCTCCTCAAGGGAAGCGCTACCCCTTTGGAGGTGGGGCTCACCTGGGCCTCCACCCTGGTCTACGCCCTGCTCGCCCTGGGTTTGGCCGTCTGGGTCTTCGGGCGCGAGGACGTGGTGTTCCGCAACTAG
- a CDS encoding ATP-binding cassette domain-containing protein has translation MVQAEGLTKRYRKAVAVEGLTFGVGPGEVYALLGPNGAGKTTTLRLLSTLVRPSAGRALVAGFDVVREPLEVRRNLGLVNGGMRVYERLTGREVLEFFAGFYGLKGRAFLGALDWVVDLLEMEETLDKKVGEMSTGMRQKVVIARAILHRPKVLLLDEATAGLDIFARRALLDFVKAYRDLGHAVIYSTHVMGEAEEVADRVGFLHRGRLVYEGSKEEALALGEGSLERAFVRQVRGA, from the coding sequence GTGGTCCAGGCGGAGGGTCTTACCAAGCGCTACCGCAAGGCCGTGGCCGTGGAGGGCCTGACCTTTGGGGTGGGGCCCGGGGAGGTCTACGCCCTCCTCGGTCCCAACGGGGCGGGGAAGACCACCACCTTGCGCCTCCTCTCCACCCTCGTCCGCCCGAGCGCCGGGAGGGCGCTAGTGGCGGGCTTTGACGTGGTGCGGGAGCCCCTCGAGGTGCGCCGCAACCTCGGCCTGGTGAACGGGGGCATGCGGGTCTACGAGCGCCTCACGGGGCGGGAGGTCCTGGAGTTCTTCGCGGGCTTCTACGGCCTCAAAGGGCGGGCCTTTCTCGGGGCCTTGGACTGGGTGGTGGACCTCTTGGAAATGGAGGAGACCCTGGACAAGAAGGTGGGGGAGATGTCCACCGGGATGCGGCAGAAGGTGGTCATCGCCCGGGCCATCCTCCACCGGCCCAAGGTCCTCCTCCTGGACGAGGCCACGGCGGGTCTGGACATCTTCGCCCGCAGGGCCCTCCTGGACTTCGTGAAGGCCTACCGGGACCTGGGCCACGCCGTGATTTACTCCACCCACGTCATGGGTGAGGCCGAGGAGGTGGCGGACCGGGTGGGCTTCCTCCACCGCGGGCGGCTGGTCTACGAGGGCTCCAAGGAGGAGGCCCTGGCCCTGGGGGAAGGGAGCCTGGAAAGGGCTTTTGTGCGCCAGGTAAGGGGGGCTTGA